A genomic window from Xenorhabdus cabanillasii includes:
- a CDS encoding helix-turn-helix domain-containing protein has translation MNHNYVQKNDWHQADIIAALRKRGTTLAAVSREAGLSSSTLANTLSRPWPKGEWIIANYLGIHPSEIWPSRYFDMNGQLIERKARNQTEIIFTKS, from the coding sequence ATGAATCACAACTATGTTCAAAAAAATGACTGGCATCAGGCCGATATTATTGCTGCATTACGTAAGCGCGGTACAACCTTAGCGGCAGTATCTCGTGAAGCGGGGCTTAGTTCATCTACACTAGCAAATACTCTCAGTAGGCCATGGCCTAAAGGTGAGTGGATAATTGCGAATTATCTCGGAATACATCCTTCAGAAATCTGGCCTAGTCGGTATTTTGATATGAACGGTCAACTTATTGAGCGTAAAGCTCGGAATCAGACAGAAATCATCTTTACCAAAAGCTAA